In the genome of Bombus affinis isolate iyBomAffi1 chromosome 7, iyBomAffi1.2, whole genome shotgun sequence, one region contains:
- the LOC126918407 gene encoding 60S ribosomal protein L18: MGIDINHKHDRKVRRTEPKSQDVYLRLLVKLYRFLARRTNSKFNKIVLKRLFMSKIHRPPISLARIVRFMKKPGRENAIAVIVGTVTDDARIFEIPKLTVCALRVTERARARILKAGGELITFDQLALRTPIGERTVLMQGRRKAREAVKHFGPAPGVPHSHTKPLVRSKGRKFERARGRRRSCGYKK; encoded by the exons ATG GGTATCGATATAAATCATAAACACGATAGGAAGGTTCGGCGCACAGAACCTAAATCGCAAGATGTCTACTTACGACTTCTCGTCAAA cTTTACCGTTTTCTGGCAAGACGTACAAATTCtaagtttaataaaattgttcttAAGAGACTTTTTATGAGTAAAATACACCGTCCTCCCATATCTCTTGCACGTATTGTCAGGTTTATGAAGAAACCTGGACGAGAAAATGCTATTGCAGTAATTGTTGGTACAGTGACAGATGATGCTAGGATTTTTGAAATTCCTAAACTTACA GTTTGTGCTCTACGTGTTACGGAAAGAGCTAGAGCACGTATATTAAAAGCTGGAGGTGAATTGATCACTTTTGATCAATTGGCATTACGTACACCTATTGGAGAACGAACAGTTTTAATGCAAGGTCGTCGTAAAGCTCGTGAAGCAGTGAAACACTTTGGACCTGCACCTGGTGTACCACACTCTCATACAAAACCATTAGTACGCTCAAAGGGTCGAAAATTTGAGAGGGCAAGAGGACGTAGGCGTAGCTGtggttataaaaaataa
- the LOC126918369 gene encoding uncharacterized protein LOC126918369 isoform X2 — protein MAKKTTPAALQTEISNNEEWEKLLTKPGLIVVDIYSEWSGPCTGMVSTLKKIKMEIGGDTLSYAMAMCDYITNLERFQGKSEPTWMFIHNGRMVNLIFGADCPQLLKVLTMELQRVQNNEEHEFSLDVSERGPEEMKRLKIIEETRIAKETAKKARKEAEGIARYEAEMLYLTTSLSKETCLLLFPWVFKDEECHKRDKRSSPPYIELVEEILIGNYTVEQEIRKRLDEDILSTMFNESNYVLSSNAKQLLLDGKCMFMRLKVSETKPEIDVHKYLLNLLFGEPELPNTETILTEECYAGRHRPAYITSENEIFPIVWTPPNCRNKAIVFRTIFPTYTNTTYHYEDKTTKVPIVVFKYDYMRKNELKMVLQEFEDEVVNFGIFESDKPLEAKLIAKNITEFELNTKERTGYEIFVCVVKKVECEAFLGFAGIGPYHVSENLEKGIEESKQYFPDVTASEETQSDDEEKPEELIENTEENKNGT, from the exons ATGGCTAAAAAGACAACACCGGCGGCATTACAAACTGAAATTTCTAATAACGAGGAATGGGAGAAGCTTCTTACAAAACCAGGGTTAAT AGTGGTCGACATATATTCAGAATGGAGTGGACCCTGCACAGGGATGGTAAGCACTCTTAAAAAAATCAAAATGGAAATTGGAGGAGATACGTTGAGCTACGCCATg GCAATGTGCGATTATATTACGAACTTAGAACGTTTTCAAGGGAAAAGTGAACCAACATGGATGTTCATACAC AATGGTCGGATGGTAAATCTTATATTTGGTGCTGACTGCCCACAATTATTAAAAGTATTAACAATGGAATTGCAACGAGTACAAAATAACGAGGAACACGA GTTTTCTTTAGATGTATCGGAAAGAGGTCCAGAAGAAATGAAACGATTAAAAATTATTGAAGAAACTAGAATAGCTAAAGAAACTGCAAAGAAGGCTCGAAAAG AAGCGGAAGGTATAGCACGATATGAAGCCGAAATGTTGTATCTGACTACTTCACTAAGCAAAGAAACTTGCCTTTTACTTTTTCCGTGGGTTTTTAAGGATGAAGAATGTCATAAAAGAGATAAAAGATCTAGCCCTCCGTACATAGAATTGGTTGAAGAAATACTAATAGGAAATTACACTGTCGAACAAGAAATACGAAAACGACTCGATGAAGACATTCTATCTACGATGTTTAATGaa TCTAATTACGTATTATCATCAAATGctaaacaactacttctagaTGGGAAATGTATGTTTATGCGATTAAAAGTTAGCGAAACAAAGCCAGAAATTGATGTTCATAAATACTTGTTAAATCTTTTATTTGGAGAACCGGAATTACCCAATACGGAAACAATTCTTACTGAAGAATG TTACGCTGGTCGACATCGCCCTGCGTATATAACAagcgaaaatgaaatttttccaaTCGTATGGACACCACCAAATTGTCGAAATAAGGCAATTGTTTTTCGTACTATTTTTCCAACATATACCAATACTACATATCAC taTGAAGATAAAACTACGAAGGTACCTATAGTAGTATTCAAATATGACTACATGAGAAAGAATGAGCTGAAAATGGTTTTACAAGAATTTGAAGACGAAGTAGTTAACTTTGGCATTTTTGAATCTGATAAGCCACTAGAAGCAAAACTTATAGCAAAGAATATTACGGAATTTGAATTGAATACAAAAGAAAGAACAGG ATACGAGATATTTGTATGTGTTGTAAAAAAAGTAGAATGTGAAGCGTTTTTAGGATTTGCAGGTATTGGACCTTATCATGTAAGTGAAAATCTGGAAAAGGGCATAGAGGAATCAAAACAATACTTCCCAGATGTTACTGCTTCCGAAGAAACACAATCAGACGACGAAGAAAAACCGGAAGAGTTAATAGAAAATACGGAAGAAAACAAAAATGGAACATGA
- the LOC126918369 gene encoding uncharacterized protein LOC126918369 isoform X3 encodes MMRRKRGGLRTARKMAKKTTPAALQTEISNNEEWEKLLTKPGLIVVDIYSEWSGPCTGMVSTLKKIKMEIGGDTLSYAMAMCDYITNLERFQGKSEPTWMFIHNGRMVNLIFGADCPQLLKVLTMELQRVQNNEEHEFSLDVSERGPEEMKRLKIIEETRIAKETAKKARKEAEGIARYEAEMLYLTTSLSKETCLLLFPWVFKDEECHKRDKRSSPPYIELVEEILIGNYTVEQEIRKRLDEDILSTMFNESNYVLSSNAKQLLLDGKCMFMRLKVSETKPEIDVHKYLLNLLFGEPELPNTETILTEECYAGRHRPAYITSENEIFPIVWTPPNCRNKAIVFRTIFPTYTNTTYHYEDKTTKVPIVVFKYDYMRKNELKMVLQEFEDEVVNFGIFESDKPLEAKLIAKNITEFELNTKERTGICRYWTLSCK; translated from the exons ATGATGAGACGAAAAAGG ggTGGTTTAAGGACTGCGCGAAAGATGGCTAAAAAGACAACACCGGCGGCATTACAAACTGAAATTTCTAATAACGAGGAATGGGAGAAGCTTCTTACAAAACCAGGGTTAAT AGTGGTCGACATATATTCAGAATGGAGTGGACCCTGCACAGGGATGGTAAGCACTCTTAAAAAAATCAAAATGGAAATTGGAGGAGATACGTTGAGCTACGCCATg GCAATGTGCGATTATATTACGAACTTAGAACGTTTTCAAGGGAAAAGTGAACCAACATGGATGTTCATACAC AATGGTCGGATGGTAAATCTTATATTTGGTGCTGACTGCCCACAATTATTAAAAGTATTAACAATGGAATTGCAACGAGTACAAAATAACGAGGAACACGA GTTTTCTTTAGATGTATCGGAAAGAGGTCCAGAAGAAATGAAACGATTAAAAATTATTGAAGAAACTAGAATAGCTAAAGAAACTGCAAAGAAGGCTCGAAAAG AAGCGGAAGGTATAGCACGATATGAAGCCGAAATGTTGTATCTGACTACTTCACTAAGCAAAGAAACTTGCCTTTTACTTTTTCCGTGGGTTTTTAAGGATGAAGAATGTCATAAAAGAGATAAAAGATCTAGCCCTCCGTACATAGAATTGGTTGAAGAAATACTAATAGGAAATTACACTGTCGAACAAGAAATACGAAAACGACTCGATGAAGACATTCTATCTACGATGTTTAATGaa TCTAATTACGTATTATCATCAAATGctaaacaactacttctagaTGGGAAATGTATGTTTATGCGATTAAAAGTTAGCGAAACAAAGCCAGAAATTGATGTTCATAAATACTTGTTAAATCTTTTATTTGGAGAACCGGAATTACCCAATACGGAAACAATTCTTACTGAAGAATG TTACGCTGGTCGACATCGCCCTGCGTATATAACAagcgaaaatgaaatttttccaaTCGTATGGACACCACCAAATTGTCGAAATAAGGCAATTGTTTTTCGTACTATTTTTCCAACATATACCAATACTACATATCAC taTGAAGATAAAACTACGAAGGTACCTATAGTAGTATTCAAATATGACTACATGAGAAAGAATGAGCTGAAAATGGTTTTACAAGAATTTGAAGACGAAGTAGTTAACTTTGGCATTTTTGAATCTGATAAGCCACTAGAAGCAAAACTTATAGCAAAGAATATTACGGAATTTGAATTGAATACAAAAGAAAGAACAGG GATTTGCAGGTATTGGACCTTATCATGTAAGTGA
- the LOC126918369 gene encoding uncharacterized protein LOC126918369 isoform X4, which translates to MMRRKRGGLRTARKMAKKTTPAALQTEISNNEEWEKLLTKPGLIVVDIYSEWSGPCTGMVSTLKKIKMEIGGDTLSYAMAMCDYITNLERFQGKSEPTWMFIHNGRMVNLIFGADCPQLLKVLTMELQRVQNNEEHEFSLDVSERGPEEMKRLKIIEETRIAKETAKKARKEAEGIARYEAEMLYLTTSLSKETCLLLFPWVFKDEECHKRDKRSSPPYIELVEEILIGNYTVEQEIRKRLDEDILSTMFNESNYVLSSNAKQLLLDGKCMFMRLKVSETKPEIDVHKYLLNLLFGEPELPNTETILTEECYAGRHRPAYITSENEIFPIVWTPPNCRNKAIVFRTIFPTYTNTTYHYEDKTTKVPIVVFKYDYMRKNELKMVLQEFEDEVVNFGIFESDKPLEAKLIAKNITEFELNTKERTGYWTLSCK; encoded by the exons ATGATGAGACGAAAAAGG ggTGGTTTAAGGACTGCGCGAAAGATGGCTAAAAAGACAACACCGGCGGCATTACAAACTGAAATTTCTAATAACGAGGAATGGGAGAAGCTTCTTACAAAACCAGGGTTAAT AGTGGTCGACATATATTCAGAATGGAGTGGACCCTGCACAGGGATGGTAAGCACTCTTAAAAAAATCAAAATGGAAATTGGAGGAGATACGTTGAGCTACGCCATg GCAATGTGCGATTATATTACGAACTTAGAACGTTTTCAAGGGAAAAGTGAACCAACATGGATGTTCATACAC AATGGTCGGATGGTAAATCTTATATTTGGTGCTGACTGCCCACAATTATTAAAAGTATTAACAATGGAATTGCAACGAGTACAAAATAACGAGGAACACGA GTTTTCTTTAGATGTATCGGAAAGAGGTCCAGAAGAAATGAAACGATTAAAAATTATTGAAGAAACTAGAATAGCTAAAGAAACTGCAAAGAAGGCTCGAAAAG AAGCGGAAGGTATAGCACGATATGAAGCCGAAATGTTGTATCTGACTACTTCACTAAGCAAAGAAACTTGCCTTTTACTTTTTCCGTGGGTTTTTAAGGATGAAGAATGTCATAAAAGAGATAAAAGATCTAGCCCTCCGTACATAGAATTGGTTGAAGAAATACTAATAGGAAATTACACTGTCGAACAAGAAATACGAAAACGACTCGATGAAGACATTCTATCTACGATGTTTAATGaa TCTAATTACGTATTATCATCAAATGctaaacaactacttctagaTGGGAAATGTATGTTTATGCGATTAAAAGTTAGCGAAACAAAGCCAGAAATTGATGTTCATAAATACTTGTTAAATCTTTTATTTGGAGAACCGGAATTACCCAATACGGAAACAATTCTTACTGAAGAATG TTACGCTGGTCGACATCGCCCTGCGTATATAACAagcgaaaatgaaatttttccaaTCGTATGGACACCACCAAATTGTCGAAATAAGGCAATTGTTTTTCGTACTATTTTTCCAACATATACCAATACTACATATCAC taTGAAGATAAAACTACGAAGGTACCTATAGTAGTATTCAAATATGACTACATGAGAAAGAATGAGCTGAAAATGGTTTTACAAGAATTTGAAGACGAAGTAGTTAACTTTGGCATTTTTGAATCTGATAAGCCACTAGAAGCAAAACTTATAGCAAAGAATATTACGGAATTTGAATTGAATACAAAAGAAAGAACAGG GTATTGGACCTTATCATGTAAGTGA
- the LOC126918369 gene encoding uncharacterized protein LOC126918369 isoform X1 has product MMRRKRGGLRTARKMAKKTTPAALQTEISNNEEWEKLLTKPGLIVVDIYSEWSGPCTGMVSTLKKIKMEIGGDTLSYAMAMCDYITNLERFQGKSEPTWMFIHNGRMVNLIFGADCPQLLKVLTMELQRVQNNEEHEFSLDVSERGPEEMKRLKIIEETRIAKETAKKARKEAEGIARYEAEMLYLTTSLSKETCLLLFPWVFKDEECHKRDKRSSPPYIELVEEILIGNYTVEQEIRKRLDEDILSTMFNESNYVLSSNAKQLLLDGKCMFMRLKVSETKPEIDVHKYLLNLLFGEPELPNTETILTEECYAGRHRPAYITSENEIFPIVWTPPNCRNKAIVFRTIFPTYTNTTYHYEDKTTKVPIVVFKYDYMRKNELKMVLQEFEDEVVNFGIFESDKPLEAKLIAKNITEFELNTKERTGYEIFVCVVKKVECEAFLGFAGIGPYHVSENLEKGIEESKQYFPDVTASEETQSDDEEKPEELIENTEENKNGT; this is encoded by the exons ATGATGAGACGAAAAAGG ggTGGTTTAAGGACTGCGCGAAAGATGGCTAAAAAGACAACACCGGCGGCATTACAAACTGAAATTTCTAATAACGAGGAATGGGAGAAGCTTCTTACAAAACCAGGGTTAAT AGTGGTCGACATATATTCAGAATGGAGTGGACCCTGCACAGGGATGGTAAGCACTCTTAAAAAAATCAAAATGGAAATTGGAGGAGATACGTTGAGCTACGCCATg GCAATGTGCGATTATATTACGAACTTAGAACGTTTTCAAGGGAAAAGTGAACCAACATGGATGTTCATACAC AATGGTCGGATGGTAAATCTTATATTTGGTGCTGACTGCCCACAATTATTAAAAGTATTAACAATGGAATTGCAACGAGTACAAAATAACGAGGAACACGA GTTTTCTTTAGATGTATCGGAAAGAGGTCCAGAAGAAATGAAACGATTAAAAATTATTGAAGAAACTAGAATAGCTAAAGAAACTGCAAAGAAGGCTCGAAAAG AAGCGGAAGGTATAGCACGATATGAAGCCGAAATGTTGTATCTGACTACTTCACTAAGCAAAGAAACTTGCCTTTTACTTTTTCCGTGGGTTTTTAAGGATGAAGAATGTCATAAAAGAGATAAAAGATCTAGCCCTCCGTACATAGAATTGGTTGAAGAAATACTAATAGGAAATTACACTGTCGAACAAGAAATACGAAAACGACTCGATGAAGACATTCTATCTACGATGTTTAATGaa TCTAATTACGTATTATCATCAAATGctaaacaactacttctagaTGGGAAATGTATGTTTATGCGATTAAAAGTTAGCGAAACAAAGCCAGAAATTGATGTTCATAAATACTTGTTAAATCTTTTATTTGGAGAACCGGAATTACCCAATACGGAAACAATTCTTACTGAAGAATG TTACGCTGGTCGACATCGCCCTGCGTATATAACAagcgaaaatgaaatttttccaaTCGTATGGACACCACCAAATTGTCGAAATAAGGCAATTGTTTTTCGTACTATTTTTCCAACATATACCAATACTACATATCAC taTGAAGATAAAACTACGAAGGTACCTATAGTAGTATTCAAATATGACTACATGAGAAAGAATGAGCTGAAAATGGTTTTACAAGAATTTGAAGACGAAGTAGTTAACTTTGGCATTTTTGAATCTGATAAGCCACTAGAAGCAAAACTTATAGCAAAGAATATTACGGAATTTGAATTGAATACAAAAGAAAGAACAGG ATACGAGATATTTGTATGTGTTGTAAAAAAAGTAGAATGTGAAGCGTTTTTAGGATTTGCAGGTATTGGACCTTATCATGTAAGTGAAAATCTGGAAAAGGGCATAGAGGAATCAAAACAATACTTCCCAGATGTTACTGCTTCCGAAGAAACACAATCAGACGACGAAGAAAAACCGGAAGAGTTAATAGAAAATACGGAAGAAAACAAAAATGGAACATGA
- the LOC126918369 gene encoding uncharacterized protein LOC126918369 isoform X5, translating into MFIHNGRMVNLIFGADCPQLLKVLTMELQRVQNNEEHEFSLDVSERGPEEMKRLKIIEETRIAKETAKKARKEAEGIARYEAEMLYLTTSLSKETCLLLFPWVFKDEECHKRDKRSSPPYIELVEEILIGNYTVEQEIRKRLDEDILSTMFNESNYVLSSNAKQLLLDGKCMFMRLKVSETKPEIDVHKYLLNLLFGEPELPNTETILTEECYAGRHRPAYITSENEIFPIVWTPPNCRNKAIVFRTIFPTYTNTTYHYEDKTTKVPIVVFKYDYMRKNELKMVLQEFEDEVVNFGIFESDKPLEAKLIAKNITEFELNTKERTGYEIFVCVVKKVECEAFLGFAGIGPYHVSENLEKGIEESKQYFPDVTASEETQSDDEEKPEELIENTEENKNGT; encoded by the exons ATGTTCATACAC AATGGTCGGATGGTAAATCTTATATTTGGTGCTGACTGCCCACAATTATTAAAAGTATTAACAATGGAATTGCAACGAGTACAAAATAACGAGGAACACGA GTTTTCTTTAGATGTATCGGAAAGAGGTCCAGAAGAAATGAAACGATTAAAAATTATTGAAGAAACTAGAATAGCTAAAGAAACTGCAAAGAAGGCTCGAAAAG AAGCGGAAGGTATAGCACGATATGAAGCCGAAATGTTGTATCTGACTACTTCACTAAGCAAAGAAACTTGCCTTTTACTTTTTCCGTGGGTTTTTAAGGATGAAGAATGTCATAAAAGAGATAAAAGATCTAGCCCTCCGTACATAGAATTGGTTGAAGAAATACTAATAGGAAATTACACTGTCGAACAAGAAATACGAAAACGACTCGATGAAGACATTCTATCTACGATGTTTAATGaa TCTAATTACGTATTATCATCAAATGctaaacaactacttctagaTGGGAAATGTATGTTTATGCGATTAAAAGTTAGCGAAACAAAGCCAGAAATTGATGTTCATAAATACTTGTTAAATCTTTTATTTGGAGAACCGGAATTACCCAATACGGAAACAATTCTTACTGAAGAATG TTACGCTGGTCGACATCGCCCTGCGTATATAACAagcgaaaatgaaatttttccaaTCGTATGGACACCACCAAATTGTCGAAATAAGGCAATTGTTTTTCGTACTATTTTTCCAACATATACCAATACTACATATCAC taTGAAGATAAAACTACGAAGGTACCTATAGTAGTATTCAAATATGACTACATGAGAAAGAATGAGCTGAAAATGGTTTTACAAGAATTTGAAGACGAAGTAGTTAACTTTGGCATTTTTGAATCTGATAAGCCACTAGAAGCAAAACTTATAGCAAAGAATATTACGGAATTTGAATTGAATACAAAAGAAAGAACAGG ATACGAGATATTTGTATGTGTTGTAAAAAAAGTAGAATGTGAAGCGTTTTTAGGATTTGCAGGTATTGGACCTTATCATGTAAGTGAAAATCTGGAAAAGGGCATAGAGGAATCAAAACAATACTTCCCAGATGTTACTGCTTCCGAAGAAACACAATCAGACGACGAAGAAAAACCGGAAGAGTTAATAGAAAATACGGAAGAAAACAAAAATGGAACATGA